The following are from one region of the Pseudodesulfovibrio piezophilus C1TLV30 genome:
- the hemW gene encoding radical SAM family heme chaperone HemW, producing MGTIYGEGVPVKPAFPTTGGETVSVGKRTGKGLLLYIHVPFCQSRCHYCTFHSQAFNQVTFAWYHKLLLDEIKLWGKRLKKPQLATIYFGGGTPSLIPLQQMHTIMKAMETAFSFTPGMEISLEANPDSAHDVSYFRALLSMGFNRLSLGMQSLRDEDLHLMGRPHSVNMAYASYDAARHAGFGNIGVDLIWGLPGQRLKGWIEQLTTISDMRPEHISAYNLTLEEGTVMHKLCGEGGELAMPSEQEQGRMFIYGAEFLESVGYMHYEVSNFARMGFMSAHNSGYWTATDYLGLGPSAVSTIGRRRFSNPKYMDEYDAYVRGGLVGNDHETLSDEDVLKETVMLSLRTTKGLNLADFRKQAGYDLIKRHESLITALHRENLIRLSHGFLRLTKNGMLVSNIIIRRLAFDSD from the coding sequence ATGGGCACGATTTACGGCGAGGGTGTTCCGGTCAAACCCGCCTTTCCCACCACTGGTGGAGAGACTGTTTCCGTTGGCAAAAGGACAGGAAAGGGACTTTTACTCTATATTCACGTCCCGTTTTGTCAATCGAGATGTCACTACTGCACCTTCCACTCGCAAGCCTTCAACCAAGTCACATTCGCCTGGTATCACAAACTGTTGCTAGACGAAATAAAACTCTGGGGCAAACGGCTCAAGAAGCCGCAGCTTGCCACAATCTATTTCGGAGGAGGAACGCCCAGCCTGATTCCGCTGCAACAGATGCACACAATCATGAAGGCCATGGAGACTGCTTTTTCCTTTACTCCCGGCATGGAAATCAGCCTGGAGGCAAATCCCGATTCTGCCCATGACGTCAGTTATTTTCGTGCTCTGCTTTCCATGGGGTTTAACAGGCTTTCCCTTGGAATGCAGAGCCTGCGTGATGAAGACCTGCATCTCATGGGCAGGCCGCATTCCGTGAATATGGCATACGCTTCATATGATGCAGCCCGGCATGCCGGCTTCGGTAACATTGGAGTTGATCTCATATGGGGCCTACCAGGACAGCGACTCAAAGGGTGGATCGAACAGTTGACAACCATCAGTGACATGCGACCGGAGCACATTTCTGCCTACAATCTGACTCTGGAAGAAGGAACAGTCATGCACAAGCTGTGTGGCGAAGGCGGTGAACTGGCCATGCCATCTGAACAGGAGCAGGGCCGCATGTTCATTTACGGTGCCGAATTTCTCGAATCCGTGGGCTACATGCACTACGAAGTTTCAAACTTTGCCCGCATGGGATTCATGTCGGCACACAATTCCGGCTACTGGACAGCCACCGATTATCTGGGATTGGGACCGTCGGCTGTTTCCACCATAGGGCGGAGACGATTCAGTAATCCCAAATACATGGATGAATACGACGCCTATGTTCGTGGCGGATTGGTAGGCAACGATCATGAAACGCTTTCGGACGAAGACGTCCTCAAGGAAACCGTCATGCTGTCCCTCAGGACAACCAAGGGGCTGAATCTCGCGGACTTCAGAAAGCAGGCCGGATATGATCTCATCAAGCGGCATGAGTCACTGATCACGGCCCTGCACCGGGAGAACCTGATTCGCCTCAGCCATGGGTTTCTTCGGCTCACCAAAAATGGCATGCTTGTTTCCAATATCATTATCCGCAGGCTGGCATTCGATTCAGACTAA
- a CDS encoding epoxyqueuosine reductase QueH — MNKRLLLHICCGPCSITTLKTLLDLGHEITGLFYNPNIHPLTEYVKRRDGCLEVAEKLGVRVILKDGEYAPQKWFRTVAHREGNRCFYCYSDRLERTVQIARKGNFDLFSTTLLYSKYQKHQEIADLGKDLETPTTRFLYHDFREGWQEGIETSKEWGIYRQQYCGCLYSENERYKKELRK; from the coding sequence ATGAACAAACGACTCCTTTTGCATATATGTTGCGGACCGTGTTCCATCACGACGCTGAAAACCCTGCTTGACCTCGGTCATGAGATCACAGGATTATTTTACAATCCGAATATCCATCCGCTGACAGAATATGTAAAGCGACGGGACGGCTGCCTGGAAGTCGCCGAAAAACTGGGGGTCAGGGTTATTCTCAAGGATGGAGAATATGCCCCGCAAAAATGGTTTCGCACTGTCGCCCACCGAGAGGGCAACCGATGTTTTTATTGTTATTCAGACAGGCTGGAGCGCACTGTGCAGATAGCTCGAAAAGGGAATTTCGATCTGTTCTCCACGACTCTGCTCTATTCAAAATACCAGAAACATCAGGAGATTGCCGACTTGGGCAAAGATTTGGAAACCCCGACGACACGCTTTCTCTATCATGATTTTCGCGAAGGGTGGCAGGAAGGCATTGAGACGTCCAAGGAATGGGGTATTTACAGGCAACAATACTGTGGATGCCTCTATAGCGAAAATGAACGCTACAAGAAGGAACTGAGGAAATAA
- a CDS encoding formate dehydrogenase accessory protein FdhE produces the protein MQFDMDKAQRRLDRKIAQLRTKSYISEDVISLLDEVAHRQLLARGEANVTVPVDLEMAPVEAVLQGMSLVAREEFPFDIDQATALLEAFIGILVAKGGPLGDAAAGVRAVLDSGELTAETLFRHFLDDDTRFFGIWAERYPEAPRTLAFLAFSAMIPSLEATADVLAAQLPDMKVPVSGSCPICGSLPLISSLKKKEGLRHATCSFCRHEYRIKRIACPVCGEEDQKKLTFFTVEEEPGFRVDVCESCKTYIKTIDFRELDRVAVPVLDDLDSLALDYVAAGQGYRRATLSAWGF, from the coding sequence ATGCAATTTGATATGGACAAAGCCCAGCGTAGGCTCGACAGGAAAATAGCCCAGCTTCGGACAAAATCATATATTTCAGAAGATGTTATCAGCTTATTGGATGAGGTTGCCCACAGACAATTGCTTGCCAGGGGAGAGGCGAATGTGACTGTGCCCGTGGACCTTGAAATGGCTCCGGTGGAAGCTGTTCTTCAAGGTATGTCCCTAGTGGCCCGTGAAGAATTCCCTTTTGACATTGACCAGGCAACAGCACTGCTCGAAGCCTTCATAGGTATTCTTGTCGCCAAGGGAGGGCCGCTTGGAGATGCTGCCGCAGGGGTCCGGGCCGTTCTCGACTCCGGGGAGCTGACAGCCGAGACACTGTTTCGACATTTTCTTGATGATGATACCCGGTTTTTCGGCATATGGGCAGAGCGCTATCCTGAAGCGCCTAGAACATTGGCGTTTCTTGCCTTTTCTGCCATGATCCCTTCGCTCGAAGCCACCGCGGACGTTTTGGCAGCCCAATTACCGGACATGAAGGTTCCTGTGTCTGGTTCATGTCCGATTTGCGGGAGCCTGCCCTTGATTTCGTCACTGAAGAAAAAGGAAGGGTTGCGCCACGCTACCTGTTCATTCTGTCGTCATGAGTACAGGATCAAGCGCATTGCCTGTCCTGTCTGTGGCGAAGAGGATCAGAAAAAATTGACATTCTTTACCGTTGAAGAAGAACCTGGCTTTCGTGTTGATGTGTGTGAATCCTGTAAAACATACATTAAAACCATCGACTTCCGAGAGCTTGATCGAGTCGCTGTTCCTGTGCTGGATGACCTTGACTCACTCGCGCTCGATTATGTGGCCGCTGGACAGGGCTATCGACGAGCCACTCTTTCCGCCTGGGGATTTTAA
- a CDS encoding transposase: MPVIPPSYIPETPDGFDSLLHDDVKAREYLLSLSWPTGDAFCPRCGHRKVYTLSGDRLRCASCKYTFQPFSGRWINNGALSPSEWLHLVSLFVQEQSVHQMKKQLKLSYNTVYKALTAIRFAILAHAIDARQLISSATGLNSYLKGNRLTGGPREMRMDTIPVYGILRRDGLVFIDLVPGFQAETLFHFHMNFHLKLIRTGNLVYTDRYKEYDALMFCGNESLPYEVIRRYDEPPHIDAVEDEFWNFAQSRIKRFRGISCQRFPLYLKELEFRFNNRSKSITEVLAAYLCALVPSPL; this comes from the coding sequence ATGCCAGTCATACCACCCAGCTACATACCAGAAACACCGGATGGATTTGATTCGCTGTTGCATGATGATGTCAAGGCGAGAGAATACCTGTTGTCGCTTTCCTGGCCCACGGGGGACGCTTTTTGTCCCCGTTGTGGGCACCGGAAGGTCTATACCCTGTCCGGGGACAGGCTGCGCTGTGCCAGTTGCAAGTATACCTTTCAGCCGTTTTCAGGCCGCTGGATAAATAATGGGGCACTCTCTCCCAGCGAATGGCTCCATCTTGTCTCGCTTTTTGTACAGGAGCAATCCGTTCATCAAATGAAAAAGCAGCTCAAGCTGTCGTATAATACGGTTTATAAAGCGCTGACCGCCATTCGTTTTGCCATTCTTGCCCATGCTATCGATGCCAGACAACTCATCAGTTCGGCAACAGGTCTGAATTCCTATCTCAAGGGAAACCGCCTCACTGGGGGGCCGCGTGAAATGCGTATGGATACCATCCCAGTCTACGGTATTCTGCGTCGTGACGGATTGGTTTTTATTGACTTGGTACCGGGGTTTCAGGCCGAGACGCTTTTTCATTTTCATATGAACTTTCACCTCAAGCTCATCAGGACCGGAAATCTCGTCTACACTGATCGTTACAAAGAGTATGACGCACTTATGTTTTGCGGGAATGAGTCCCTGCCGTATGAGGTTATTCGGCGATATGACGAGCCGCCTCACATCGATGCCGTGGAAGACGAATTCTGGAACTTTGCGCAATCGCGTATCAAACGTTTTCGCGGTATTTCCTGCCAACGATTTCCCCTCTACCTCAAGGAGTTGGAGTTCCGATTCAATAATCGAAGCAAATCCATCACTGAAGTCCTTGCGGCGTATCTTTGTGCCCTGGTGCCGAGTCCTCTGTAA
- a CDS encoding molybdopterin molybdotransferase MoeA, whose amino-acid sequence MPDSTVSLSRALRRLLTFARPLEAVPVEPHQSVGMTASHNILAHCDVPEHPSSVRDGYAMRTADIENATTMEPVRLTVTQTVRAESTHPEPVKSGTAARVLTGGLVPPGADVVLAEEDVTELPADQQDGSKTILVQTPTRPGWYIRAAGAEIAREDIITRSGNSITPQAAAVMIRTRVNSIHVRPVPTARIIALGSELSDPTHADRHCETARFPADNLVLTKGLLEYGGARITETGVLPDIEGELATVLSSKSLPNLIITTGGTGRSERDFARSSAQDAGFSTIFERVDIRPGRNMFAASRGQTLLFGLPGPPAAVFACFHALILPILHRLRGLPDLQPITARIKEGLSVRPGPQQWIALCSLERDGTELMAMPLNSKATPPMLAVAHAHGVAILDGGQGILPGGEVEVITTLFK is encoded by the coding sequence ATGCCTGACAGCACTGTTTCCCTCAGCCGAGCACTTCGACGTCTTCTGACCTTTGCCCGGCCGCTGGAAGCCGTCCCTGTCGAGCCTCACCAGTCCGTGGGAATGACTGCTTCCCACAATATCCTTGCCCATTGCGACGTTCCCGAACACCCCAGCTCTGTCCGGGACGGCTACGCAATGAGGACAGCAGACATTGAAAATGCCACGACCATGGAGCCTGTCCGGCTGACTGTCACTCAAACCGTACGCGCCGAATCCACCCATCCCGAACCAGTGAAATCCGGGACCGCAGCACGAGTTCTCACAGGAGGTCTGGTGCCGCCGGGAGCCGATGTCGTTCTGGCTGAAGAGGATGTCACAGAACTTCCTGCCGACCAGCAAGACGGTTCAAAAACAATTCTTGTTCAGACACCAACCCGCCCCGGCTGGTATATCCGAGCCGCCGGAGCGGAAATAGCACGCGAAGACATCATTACGCGTTCGGGGAATAGTATCACTCCCCAGGCAGCGGCTGTCATGATCCGAACCCGTGTCAATTCGATCCACGTCCGCCCCGTTCCCACCGCGCGCATCATCGCTCTTGGAAGTGAACTCTCCGACCCGACACACGCCGACCGACACTGTGAAACCGCCCGCTTCCCGGCAGACAACCTCGTCCTGACAAAAGGATTGCTGGAATACGGCGGAGCACGGATCACTGAAACCGGCGTGCTTCCCGACATTGAAGGAGAATTGGCAACTGTCCTCTCTTCAAAGTCTCTTCCGAATCTGATCATCACCACAGGCGGTACAGGCAGAAGTGAACGGGACTTCGCCCGCTCCAGCGCACAGGATGCCGGATTTTCCACCATCTTCGAACGTGTTGATATCCGCCCGGGGCGTAACATGTTCGCGGCATCTCGTGGCCAGACCCTGCTCTTCGGCCTTCCCGGACCACCCGCCGCTGTCTTTGCCTGTTTTCACGCTCTCATTCTTCCCATTCTGCACCGTCTGCGCGGCCTGCCCGATTTGCAACCAATCACAGCGCGCATCAAGGAAGGATTATCCGTTCGCCCCGGTCCCCAACAATGGATCGCGCTCTGCTCTCTGGAACGAGATGGGACCGAATTAATGGCAATGCCCCTCAACAGCAAAGCCACCCCGCCCATGCTCGCGGTCGCCCATGCCCACGGGGTTGCCATTCTCGATGGGGGGCAAGGGATTCTCCCTGGCGGAGAAGTCGAAGTGATCACTACGCTCTTCAAATAA
- the fdhD gene encoding formate dehydrogenase accessory sulfurtransferase FdhD — MESSDYEIYEYKAGFSKKNIQSIREVPLTIILNGQEVVTLLCTAKYPEYLAVGFLKSDAFISSPDQITDLTIRDEGSRLRAEVETCHDPWKDRIMERSITSGCGKGTNFGRNVTTISKRRVAGEIQVTPEQVLALTNELHQRSTLYNATRGCHNSSLCTPEEMLLFREDIGRHNAIDMICGQCFLDNVSVENKMIVSTGRVASEILLKVLRIGIPIMISTAVATSFSVELARKTGITLIGNVKQDSFWVYNDKGRIKGF; from the coding sequence ATGGAATCATCTGATTACGAAATATATGAATACAAGGCTGGCTTCTCCAAAAAAAACATCCAGTCCATCCGAGAAGTCCCCTTAACCATCATTCTGAACGGGCAAGAAGTCGTGACCCTGCTGTGCACGGCTAAGTACCCGGAATACCTCGCGGTCGGGTTCCTGAAATCCGACGCGTTCATTTCCAGCCCGGACCAGATTACGGATCTGACCATCCGGGATGAAGGTTCCCGCCTGAGAGCCGAGGTCGAAACATGCCACGATCCCTGGAAAGATCGCATCATGGAACGATCCATCACCTCCGGCTGCGGCAAGGGCACCAATTTCGGCCGAAATGTCACCACTATCTCCAAACGCCGTGTGGCAGGCGAAATTCAGGTCACGCCTGAGCAGGTACTCGCCCTGACCAATGAGCTTCATCAACGCTCCACCCTTTACAACGCTACGCGGGGCTGCCACAATTCATCACTCTGTACGCCCGAGGAAATGCTCCTCTTTCGTGAAGACATCGGACGACACAACGCCATTGACATGATATGCGGACAGTGTTTCCTCGACAATGTTTCCGTGGAAAACAAGATGATCGTCTCCACTGGCCGGGTCGCGTCCGAGATTCTGCTCAAGGTCTTGCGCATCGGTATTCCGATTATGATTTCCACGGCAGTCGCGACCAGCTTTTCCGTGGAGCTCGCCCGCAAAACCGGCATCACACTGATCGGCAATGTCAAGCAGGACAGTTTTTGGGTCTATAATGACAAAGGCCGAATAAAAGGATTTTGA
- the mobB gene encoding molybdopterin-guanine dinucleotide biosynthesis protein B, translating to MTPPIICIVGKKKSGKTTFIEKLLPALRRLGISVGTVKHDAHSFEMDHEGKDSWRHRQAGAETVVVSSPSQVAVIKSVESEMWLNELAEEFFSDRQLIIVEGYYLSDYPKIEVHRADAHQHPLCDVQNETEKKLMAVVSDTAVNTGRPIFGLEEAGEVATYIARQHLGWVHNGMWGGN from the coding sequence ATGACTCCCCCCATCATCTGTATTGTCGGCAAAAAAAAGTCCGGGAAAACAACCTTTATCGAGAAGCTCCTCCCCGCGCTCCGGCGTCTCGGTATTTCCGTGGGCACGGTCAAGCACGATGCGCATTCTTTTGAAATGGACCATGAGGGCAAGGATTCGTGGCGACATCGTCAGGCCGGGGCAGAGACCGTGGTTGTCTCATCGCCTTCCCAGGTGGCGGTGATCAAATCCGTGGAGAGCGAGATGTGGCTCAATGAGTTGGCAGAGGAGTTTTTCAGTGACCGGCAACTGATCATTGTCGAAGGGTATTACTTGTCCGATTATCCGAAGATCGAAGTGCACCGGGCTGATGCTCACCAACATCCGCTGTGTGACGTCCAGAATGAGACAGAAAAAAAACTCATGGCCGTGGTTTCCGATACGGCGGTGAATACCGGTCGCCCTATTTTTGGATTGGAAGAAGCCGGAGAAGTGGCCACTTATATAGCCCGGCAGCATTTGGGGTGGGTGCACAATGGAATGTGGGGTGGCAATTGA
- a CDS encoding peptidase U32 family protein: MTEKNGFMPELLAPAGDMEKLETAILYGADAVYLGGDSLNLRAGAGGFSAPGLVRGVELARAAGVKVYFTLNVYPRESMLSKVQEYIEVLGELKPDAVIAADPGVVRMVRRELPDIPVHISTQANTSNSESIRFWRECGASRVNVARELRSQELMEMLAIARTQMPDMDLEVFVHGAMCMAVSGRCYMSAFLNDRPGNLGQCSHPCRYEYRPTSVTFEERTRPGQGLWELRDYTPESDGDEFLFEESEEFAFEPLENGQQGQSMADPALTMGHKSGGWTKIFAAQDLCLMHYLEWFSRMKVASVKLEGRTKSSAYLAQVVDAYKTALTDIPKGEFRPEKYLSEVINAASRPLTTGFFDPDRCGAIAMPPDEGEKRPVLGRVLSRLEESKWLIQTKARWKTDEDIELLIPGLIRPRISPEDYGVENSLGQGIEISHPGQQAQFMCDYPEIKPGMFIRKPWDMDDLD, translated from the coding sequence ATGACTGAGAAGAATGGGTTCATGCCGGAGCTTCTGGCTCCGGCCGGGGATATGGAGAAGCTGGAAACCGCCATCCTCTATGGGGCTGACGCCGTCTACCTTGGTGGTGACAGTCTGAATTTACGGGCCGGAGCTGGGGGATTCTCTGCTCCAGGGCTGGTCAGAGGTGTCGAGTTGGCACGGGCCGCCGGGGTCAAGGTCTACTTCACCTTGAATGTTTATCCTCGCGAATCAATGCTCTCCAAGGTTCAGGAATATATAGAAGTTCTTGGTGAATTAAAACCGGATGCGGTTATTGCCGCTGATCCGGGTGTTGTCAGGATGGTTCGGCGGGAGTTGCCGGATATTCCTGTTCATATCTCCACCCAGGCCAATACATCCAATTCCGAGTCCATCCGCTTTTGGCGGGAGTGTGGCGCATCGCGAGTCAATGTGGCTCGGGAACTCCGTTCTCAGGAATTGATGGAAATGCTTGCCATAGCCAGAACTCAGATGCCGGATATGGATTTGGAAGTTTTTGTGCACGGAGCCATGTGCATGGCTGTTTCCGGTCGGTGTTACATGTCCGCTTTTCTCAATGACCGGCCAGGCAATCTGGGCCAATGTTCGCACCCGTGCCGCTATGAATATCGCCCCACTTCCGTGACATTCGAGGAACGGACACGTCCGGGGCAAGGCTTGTGGGAACTGCGTGATTATACGCCGGAAAGCGATGGTGACGAGTTCCTTTTCGAGGAATCCGAAGAATTCGCATTCGAGCCGTTGGAGAATGGTCAGCAGGGACAGTCCATGGCTGATCCCGCGCTGACCATGGGACACAAATCCGGTGGATGGACCAAGATTTTTGCAGCGCAGGACTTGTGTCTGATGCATTATCTTGAATGGTTTTCCCGTATGAAGGTCGCCTCGGTCAAGCTTGAAGGACGGACAAAAAGCTCCGCATATCTGGCCCAGGTGGTGGATGCCTACAAAACAGCACTCACGGATATTCCCAAGGGGGAATTCAGGCCGGAGAAATACCTTTCCGAAGTCATCAATGCGGCTTCGAGGCCGCTGACGACCGGTTTTTTTGATCCAGATCGATGTGGTGCCATTGCCATGCCACCGGATGAAGGGGAAAAAAGGCCGGTTTTGGGCCGGGTATTGAGTCGGCTTGAGGAGAGCAAATGGTTGATTCAGACCAAGGCCCGTTGGAAGACGGATGAGGACATTGAATTGTTGATCCCTGGTCTTATCCGCCCACGCATCTCGCCTGAAGATTATGGTGTGGAAAATTCCCTGGGTCAGGGAATTGAAATATCTCATCCTGGTCAACAGGCTCAATTCATGTGTGATTATCCCGAGATCAAGCCCGGTATGTTCATCCGTAAACCATGGGATATGGATGACTTGGATTAA